TAGATGGTACTACAGCATTCATTTCAGATACTTTTGCGCTCGCTGCAAAAGAAGTCACCATATTTGTCAGCATATCACTCGCTGCAGTAGGTGAATTTGGCAACAGGATTAAGTTTGATCTTGAATCTGCTCCAACTGCTTGTAGCGTATCGTAGTGTTGAGTTACCACAATCAGGGCAGAAGCCTCTTGAGAGTTGATTCCTACTTTATTCAATACATCCACACTTTCTACCAATCCTTGAGCAATCTCGCGGCGTTGATCTGCAATTCCTTGTCCTTGTAAGCGTTTCGATTCAGCTTCCGCTTTTGCTTTCGCTACGATTCGAATTCTACTTGCTTCCGCTTCATATTCCGCTGCTACTTTTTCACGATCGGCCGCATTGATTCGGTTCATTGCATTTTTCACTTGGATATCTGGATCGATATCTGTAATCAACGTATTGATGATATCGTAGCCATAAGTCGTCATCGCTTCGTTTAATTCGCGTTTAACGGCTATTGCAATATTGTCTTTTCTTTCAAAAACATCGTCTAAGATTAACTTCGGTACTTCTGCACGAACTACGTCAAATACATAAGACGTAATTTGATCATGCGGGTATTCTAATTTATAAAACGCATCGTAAACGCGATCTGCAATCACTTTAAATTGAACTGCTACTTTCAGTTTAACGAAAACGTTGTCTTTTGTTTTTGTTTCGATCATTACATCCAATTGCTGGATACGCAAATTTACTACGCCTGAAATACGATCAACCACTGGTATTTTCAACTGTAACCCCGAATGGCGAATACTTTTAAACTTACCAAAACGCTCAACAATTGCAGAAGATTGTTGCTTTACCGTAAAGAAACTCAGGAACAAGATAATCAATACGGGTACAAGAAATATAAAATACATAACAAAATTTATTTATTCGAACGTTAAAATACAAAAAAATCTCCATTGCTGGAGATTTTCATGCTTATTTCTTCAATTCTAACTGTACATCTGCCAAAGCTAACAATACAGGAGGAATACTACCCGCTAAATCCGGTACTAAAATTGGAATTAGAGCTTCGAATTGATTTCCTTTCGCTTTAATCACCAATTTTGTCGCTGTGTTTTCTACTACATCGACGATCATAGACTGACCGAATAACGTCATGGTCAAGACATTTCCACTAATCGACCAATTCGCTCCCGTTGTCTTTAAATCACAGTTGTCCTCGTGATAGTCAAATTTAACCGTTTGATTACTGTTAAAGATCAAGGTATCATCTTCACAATTTTCCTTTTTAGGGTACGCCATATCTGCTACTGTTGAACCCAAAGCATCTACTTTAACGTGCACCGGAATCCATGTACCTACGATAGGTCTTTCATCTACTGCTGCGGCAACCGTAATTTTCACGCGGTTACTGTCTACAAAACCTTGTTTTTTAGCTATCACGTAATATTCCCCTTCTTGGGTAAATGTATATGGAGAAGTAATTTTAGTATCCTCTATAAACAACTCTGCATCTGTGATTGTTTCCTCTCCTTCTGTTACAGCAAAACTGATATCTTCTCCTACAGTAATGCTCGTTTTATTTGCTTCTAATTTCAATACTCTAGCAATCCCTACTTCAGAAACGATAATCGTAATTTCATTACTCTTGTTATAGCCGTCTTTTTTAGCTACTACTTTATACGTTCCTGCTTTGTCAAACGTATACGGATTTGCCGCTGCTTTTCCATCAACCTCAATTTTAGCACCTTCTATTACCTCTGTACCCACAGTTACAACGAAAGCTACTTCTTCATTTACGGTTACATCTGTACCATTAACAGAAGCTAAAACTAACGTTTTTAATTGTTGTTGTTCTGAGCTGTTATCATCACTGCTACAAGATACAGTCCCTGTCATTACTAGAGCTAACAATGAAAAGGTTAAAACTATTTTTTTCATAAAATCATTTTTAGTTAACCCTCAAATATACAACTTATTATAATTATAATTTAAAAATAAATTAACGTAAAAATATTATTTATTTAACAAAATTAAAATGAACAAATAAAAGTCCTCTTTCGCTTGCTTCTATATCTTCTAATTCAGGTAAGTAGGGCTTCAAATCTTCCTCTACACTTTGTAGTGGAATAGAGACTTGAAGTTTCCCCTCAGCTTTATCTAGGAGTATACTTTTGAATTCACGTTTATCTTCTAATACCACACCCAGTTCCTCTAATTTATGGTACCATTTGAAGTTAATGGTCTTGCCTGTACCTTGTGCAAGGAACGTTTTGAACTGTCCTGTATAATCTTGATTTAACGTGAGGATATCTTGAGTACCTGCCGGTTGTAAAAGCTCGTATTTTTTTTCAAATCGTACAGGCCCCAACAGCGGTTTAACCTCAATCGATTCAGGCTTCCATTCACCAATAAGGTGTTTTTGGATGAATTTCGTCCACTCTTTTTCTGCACGCTCTGCTGTATTATCCTCTTCCTTAGAACACGCAGTACCAAACAAGAGTACCACAGTCAAAATAGCCATCAATTTTTTCATTCCGTATTGATTTATGCCCTTAAAATTACGCATTATTTTTAACAAAAAAAGAGAGCTAACGATGTAGCTCTCTTTCTTTTTATATTGTTGCAATTGCTTGCTTGATTCGCTTTAGCGTTTCTTCTTTTCCGATTAATTCAATGATTTGAAATAAGTCTGGCCCTTTCAATTCTCCAACCACACATACGCGTAGCGGTTGCATTACTTTCCCCATTCCGATACCTTGTTCATTGATCCAATCTTTCACTTCTTTTTCAATCGCTGTTGCTTCAAAGCTCGTTATTCCCTCAATTACTTGAGCCACTTGCTGCATCAATCCAGCTGTATCCTCTTTCCAGTTCTTTAAGGCTTTTGGATCATACGCTGCTGGTGCTTGGAAAAAGAAATCACTTAATTCAAAGAAATCAGAAACAAACGTTGCACGTTCTTTGATTAAAGCTACTACTTGTTCTACATAGGCATCTGTTGCTTCAATTCCCTTTTCTTTTAAGATTACTTGGAACGATTGCGCTAGATCTGCGTCTTTTTGCTGTTTTAAATAGTGCTGGTTGAACCATTTGTTCTTTTCTGGGTCAAATTTCGCCCCTGCTTTATGCACGCGTCCTAGGTCAAATTTTGCTACTAGCTCTTCTAAAGAGAAAATTTCCTGATCTGTACCATCATTCCACCCCAACAAAGCTAAAAAGTTAAGCACTGTTTCTGGATAGAATCCTTTTTCGCGATATCCTGATGATTTCTCCCCTGAAATAGGGTCTTGCCAATCCAATGGAAATACAGGGAATCCCAATTTATCTCCATCGCGCTTAGACAATTTTCCGTTTCCTACTGGTTTTAAGATTAATGGCAAGTGTGCAAATTTAGGAGCTTCCCATCCGAATGCTTTGTATAGCAATTCATGTAATGGAAGAGAAGGCAACCATTCTTCTCCACGAATCACGTGTGACGTTTCCATTAAATGGTCATCCACGATATTCGCTAAGTGATAGGTTGGCATACCATCACTCTTAAATAATACTTTATCGTCTAATAAATTTGTTTCAAACTTAATATCACCGCGAATAAGGTCATTCAACAACAAAGTTTCACCTACTGGTGTCTTGAAGCGAATTACATAAGGTACATCTGAAGCAATTAATTGGTCTACTTCTTCTTTTGACAAGTTTAAAGACGTTTTTAATTGTTCTCTGTTGCTGTGATTATAGATAAACGTTTGCCCAGCTTCTTCTGCTTTTTTGCGCAATTCGTCTAATTCTTCTGCTGTATCAAACGCATAATACGCCCATCCTGTTTGAATCAACTGGTCTGCATATTGCTGGTATAAGGCTTTGCGTTCACTTTGTCTGTAAGGTCCAAACTTTTCGTTTTTTCCCATCGTTTCATCAGGAGAAATACCCAACCATTCCAATGCTTCTAAAATATAGGCTTCTGCTCCAGGAACAAATCTATTTTGATCTGTATCCTCGATTCTCACATAGAAAACACCGTTATTCTGTTTAGCAAATAAATAATTAAATAATGCTGTTCTAACACCACCAATGTGTAAAGGTCCTGTAGGACTAGGTGCAAAACGCACGCGAACTTGATTAGCCATTTTGATTCATTATATTTTTACAAAGATACTACAACTATCGTTTTTTATAAAGTTGTAATGCCTTTAAAATCATTTATAAAATTTAAAACTTTCTTTTTGAGTTTTACTGTACACGCTTATCAATAAACGTGATGGGTTTTCTACTTAATGCATTAAAAACAATGGGCTGTAAAACTTCCATTTCTTCAAATACTACTTGTGGAGTTACCCTTAATTTAGCACGAAATGTATCTTTAATCTGCTTCATGTATTCGTCTGAGGTATCGGTACTCACCAGTCGAATGACAATTTCATCCGTTCCAATGTCGTTGGTTTTCACCTCTACCAAGTGCATTTGAATGGATTTGAAGGCATTGAGCATATCGTGAATTGCGGGTGGATAAAACGTGGTTCCTTTGTATTTAATCATGTGTTTTTTGCGTCCTTCCACAGGGCCTAAGCGATAGGAATTACGACCACAGGAGCAAGGTGTAGCGTGTTTTCGCACCATATCACCTGTTTTAAACCGCACCAAAGGGATCCCTTCGACCCCCAGTGTTGTAATAACTAACTCACCAAGTTCTCCTTCTTGAACGGGGATATTAGCCTCATCTAAAATTTCGGTAATAATCAATTCTGGGATTACATGCCCCCCTTGATGCAAATGGCACTCTGTAAAAGCGGCTCCCATTTCTGTTGAGGCATAGGTAGAGAATAGCTCCAACGGCCATTTCTCTAAAATTCGATTAGCTAGAATACTGGGTTGTAAATCTGCTGTACGCAATGCCTCTCCAATGCATATCACGCCTTGTACACTACTGTTTTTATAATCAATGCCTACTTTTTCTGCATAATCAATGAGTTTCAGTAGGAAAGAAGGGACTCCAATCAAGTATTTCGGTTGGTACTTCAGAATAGAATCCCACTGCAATTGCGGAATTCCAGCTCCAACACGAATAACACCAGCCCCCAATTTACGCAAACCTAAAAAATAAGCTAATCCTGCCATAAATCGGCGATCAATGGTCGTCATGAGTTGCACCGTATCTCCTTTTTGAACACCTGCAATGGTAAAAGAAGTGGCTTCGTTAAAGGCCAATCGATCTAAATCTTTATCAGTTAATCCAAAAGTTACAGGATCTCCTAATGTCCCGGATGTAGTGGCATAATCTATAATTTGAGTTTTGTCCACACAAAAGAAATCATCGTTATTTCTCTGCAAATCGTCTTTGGTAATTAACGGCAATAAGGGAAGATCTTCCAAGGTTTGGATGGCTGAAAGATCAACTTGTTGCTCTTGGTACAATTGCTTATAAAAAGGCGAATGTTGGCTGACATAACGCAACACTTCTCTGAGTTTTTGCTCTTGAAAATGTTTTATCTCATCAACTGATTGATTCATTACTGACGAATTTAGTTCCATTTTCTATTTATTTTTTTGAGGTATTTCTTTATTTCTTTTTCGGCATGCACCGTTGTCACTTCTTTGGTCAAGGCTTGTTCAAAAGCTTCTCTGGCCAATTGATATTCTTTTTGGTTGTAGTAATATACACCTGCGCGATAATAAACCAACCAATACTCAGGATTCAATTGCTGATAAGCTTTAAGCGTCGCTGCCTCTATTTTTTCATTATGCTTTATCTGCTGCTCTATCACGCGATTTTCTTTTCTGAATGTTTCATAATCTGCATACGCCTTGGTATGTATAAAAGGATCCTCAGCAATCGTAAGACTATCAATAGCGTACGAATGCACTTCTTCAAAGGTATTCGAAAAAACAGTATTGAGGTCATAAGCTACGAACTCCCCTAATTGATAAGGGTTAGAGGATACCCACACGAGGCGTTTTTCAGGTTGAAAAATAATACCGTGATGGGCAAGGAGTTGATTTAGGGCTTTCTCGTTGCCATATCCTAATGCTTTGCTGTCTAATCCTTCCGTATTCCGCAGTAAATGTGCCATCTTTAACGGAGACAATTGATGTTCTTCGTCCACAATTTCCTTTATTTTCTCCCAACGATATTGTGAATGACTTTCTTCAATTTGTTTGCGGTTGCGCTTATCTTTGGCAAAAGCTTCGCTTTGGAAGTGATTGGAACAGATCACCGAGGATACATTAGGCATATCATACACACCAAAATTTTTAGGTGCTATTTCAATAATAATGGCCTTTTGATCATGGGCACTCCCCACTAAAATCGATTCAGAAACGAAAACTTCTTTCTTTTGAGCAATGGCAATTGCTTCTTCAATTGTTGAGGCATATTGTAAAATTTCACGTGCTACAACAGAAATTGGTGTTTTTGCTTTTAGTGGTATAGCCGATTTCCCAGCATTTAACGTCACGGTTAAACCTTCTTGATTCATACCTGAGACAACCCCTGTCATGCCGCCCCAAGTCACAGACATAAACGCATGTCCTTGATTAGGTTTGACAAAAGCGATAATTTTATTTTCTGCGAATTCATCTCCTGCATAAAAATCAAAGTTACGCCCAATAAGCAATCCTCCATCTTCCGAATGCTCTCCCCAAACAGCCAAAGAAGAACAGCCCACAAGAGCTAGATCTTGAAACGCATGTCCAATATCATGCGCGCCGTGCAAATACAGGTTTCGATGATAGGCATCCCCTAGATAAGCAAAGCGATCACTGGCATATTGAGATACGCCGTAAATTTCAGTTTTAAACTCTTCTGGAATATAACGATACAGATGTCTGTTGTAAAATTTAAGCATTTTGACCAACATCTTTTGTTTGAAAGCGGAGGGTACAAATTCCTCTACTTTAGCAAAAAAAACGGTTTCTTGCTTTTGATATAGTTTTTGTGTCAAAGCACCCGTTTGCAATCCAATTTGATAGGGATCTCCTTGTACATACAGCTCCCATAGTTTTTGTTTATTTTGATAAAGATACGCTTGTGTTGTAATTTTCAACGTATCGGTATCATAAGACAATCGAGGCACAATTGTGTCGTATTTTTCAATAGGCGGAAAGTCTTTGAGTCCCTTTTTAATTCCACAATTCGCAACCAATACAGCCAGTAGAATTAACCCGATTATTCTATGTGTGTATTGCATCATCTCGATATTGATTTAATTTTTGCATCAAAATATCCCTATCAATCATTTCCATACAAGTTACAAAAGCACCGATTGTTACCCCCATAATTCCGTGCATTCGCACATTTTGTCCACTGAAGAACAGATTGCCTATTTTGGAACGCGGGGAAATAAACGTTTTCATTGGGCTATTCGCATCCTTAATAAACCCATACATATTTCCCTTTTCTGATCCGATAAAATCGCGATAGGTTAGTGGAGTTGAGGTATATATTCCTTGGATAGCCTCTCGAATCCCGGGGTATATTTTTTCGAGCTTTTGAATGATCAATTCTGCTTTTTCGGCTTTAAATTGCTCATACGATTCCTCGCGCTGTTTCAACGCTTTGATGGTGGATACATTATGGGTTTGCTCCCAGGGTTCTACTTCGGAAAAATCCATATACGTCATTGCCGTCATGCTATCAGCGAACGTTTGTTCTGTCTTATTTGCATTCATCGAAGCAACCACTAAATTGGGCCAATTTGCCTTGCATTTTCCATTGGTATCCCAAATATCAGCTGTACTGTTATAATGGTAAATATTGTTGTTATAATAAGGAAATTGGTCTTTTTTAAAGACAATATACAGGGAAAAAACAGAGGTTACTTCTTCCAAGCTCATGATTCGCTTGACAAAAGGTTTCGAAAAATGATTAGGCCCCACCATTCGAATGGTTTGTTTCAAATTGATATTGGAGATGAATTGTTCTCCTATAAAAATTTTGCCTTCTTTGGTTTTACAATTTGTAATTCGCTCTCCATCAAATTCAAAATCTACTACTTCTGTATTTTTATAAACCTCACCACCATATTGCTTTAATTCAGCAATGAGTAATTTACTAATTTGACTCCCACCATTGATACAACGCCATGCACTTTGAATATACGAATTCACAGTCAACGCATGGACATAGAGTGGTGTTTTTTCTTTGTTGGCTACATAAAGAAAATTAGACCCAACTAGTACCGCTTTTAAGCGTTCATTGGTTGTAATTTCATTGAGGAAATCATCTAATTTATAGGATACAATTTGATCATTATAACCAGTTCCTTGTTCTAAATTATACATGGGAAAACTATCGCAAATCGCTTGGATTTTCTCAATGTATTGACGCAAAGCTGGCTCTTCCTCTGGAAAATGAACCAATAATTGCTGTACAAAGTTTTCATACCCCTGTCCGTGCGGATACTGGATCATGTCGTCGCCAAAAGAAATCAAATCATACCCGTTGAGGTCCATTTGCTTCAATTTTAGCTTATCCATAATGCCTAAGTAAGAAAAGTACTTGTATAAATTCTGTCCTTTCTCTAATCCACCAATATAGTGTACGCCCGTATCGAAAATGGATTTCTCTCTTGAAAAAGTCTGTAAATTGCCTCCATATTGGTTGTTTTTTTCCAATACGCATACTTTCTTACCTTCTTTGGCAAGAATAACAGCAGAGGCCAATCCGCCAATTCCACTTCCAATAATGACTACATCATATTTATTTTCCATCGTGTACCTTATTCCAAACGACAACGTAGTTGTTTTCCGTTATTTTTGTAAATCCTTCATACGTTTCTAGCAGCACTCCTGCTTTTTTCAGCACAATGATAGTCTGATAATGTGCAATAAAATCAGTGGTTAACGTGGTATTTACACTACTCACTAAGAGTGTCTCACATTTGCTTTGTACCTCTAAAGTATCCCCGTAGTGGATCTTCCTTTTCTTAACAATATAAAGTGTATTAGCTACCTCGCGGTGTTCTTTATCCGCAATATAGCTGTATATTTTTCGCTTGCTTTGTTGCAAGGTCAATAGCATATTCAATTGTCCGTAATCGTCCGCAATATGATGGATACCTCCTTCTGCAGGCAAGTGTTGATTTACTTCAAAGTAAAATTTGCGGTATAGTTTATAATCTGCTTTAACTGCTTTCACTACATAAGGAAACTTATATAGATACGCCCAGAATACTTTTTTCTTAAAGTAATCTACATCTTCTAGTTCTGTTCTTATTTGGGCAAATTCAGCTTTAAAATGCTTACTAATGGCTTTTGTTCGCTGTGTATAAGTCGTGCCAAATGAAGCATCATTATGCGGAATTCGCTTGCCAACCGTGGCTATAATATGCCCATCATAAATGATATAATCTCCTTTGGGTATAGTTTCTGAATTACCGTGAATATAAACTGGTACAACATCTAATTGCAAGGTTTCGGCTAAGAAAAAAGCCCCTTTATGGAAGCGTTGCACTACATTGGAATGTGAACGGGTACCTTCTGGAAAAATCATTAAAGAAAAGCCCATTTCTACTCTTTTCTTTAGGTGATCAATGCTGTTATCTACACCTTCAGAAACGCGATAAAAACCTGCGGACTGAATAGCTTTTCCGAAGATAGGGGATTTATACACCCAATCGTTTACAAGATATACTACATTAGGATAAACCATCCCCATCACTAACGAATCTAAAAAAGAGGTGTGATTGGCAATTATAATTGCTGGTTTTTCAAAGGTTTCCTTATGTGGGTTTCGCACTTTTTTACGCACAAAAGCATTCAGGTACAAAACAGAGGTCATATACCAATGCATTCCCTTGCTGAACATACGCAATTTGGTTCGTTCTTTACCAGGGGCTACTAGTAAGAATACTTTAGACAGCATCGAATACAAAAATCCAAATACTCCAAAGTATAGGAAAGACACCATGCTGTGTAATAACAAACGCAACGTAATTGGCGAATTGCCTTTCTGTTGTCTGTTGACAAAACATATTTTAAACAGACGCGGATAAATGACAAAGGCATTGATTGCTGCAACACTCATTCCGATAATGGAAACAAAAGAAATTGATTTCAATGCAGGATGTTTTGCAAATACCAATGTTCCAACGGCTAACAAAGTAGTCAATACGGCTAAAATAATAGAAGCGCGATAGGTTGGCATACTTTCTTCTCCTGTGGTATATTCTTTCTGCAGGGCATTGGTAATGAAAATAGTAAAATCAACACCTTGTCCAAAAATAATGGTACAAACGATGGTACTAAAAATATTGAATTCAATATGGAATAATCCCATCAATCCCGCTGTGATTAATCCCGTAATAACAATGGGAATCATGGAGACAATAACCAATTCAATTCTTCTAAAGAACAGCCATAAGATAGCAAATACTGCTAAAAAAGAATAGTTGACTAAGTCATTAAAATCGTTGACAATATTCCCTAAAAACGTTTCATTCATTTCTTTTCGATCAATCACAATAAAATGATCCGAAGAAGGGAATTGTTCCATGAAAGCTTGTCTGTGTTCTTCTGGTAATTTGACTACCGTGCTGAGGGTATAATGTCCATTTTTCTCGATTAAAAACTCATCTATAATCTGTGGATTTAAGTCTGAATAGTCTTTAATTCCAATGGGTTCAAACTTGTTATGCAACAAGGCGAAAAAGGGTTGATATGCCGTTTCGTTAAAACCGTATTTTGCTCCTTCGTATTTGAATTGGTCAATGAATTGGTTGGCCTTCTTTTTGGACCAGAAATGCTCCCATTGAGCAATTTTGGCACGTTGTTGTTGGGTTGATAGTACAAAATCACCCAAGGAACTAAAGTGTAAAATCTCTCCTTTTGCTTTGGCTTGTTCCAATTGCTTCGCCAAAGCTACGTTTTGCTCCACAACTTGTTCGATATCTTCTCCAAAACACGTTAAGTACAGTGATTTTGAGCCACTGTCAACCGTCGATTCTAGTTTTTGTTCCGCTTGTTTTAATTCTTCTGGGAAATAATTCAACGAGGATAAATCGCTATTAAATTTGACGTTTTTAAACGTAAATAAACTGATAAGTATGATCAATCCACACAGCCCAAGCAATACTTTGCTTTGGTCAAAAGGAAAGTGAGCTATTTTATCTAAAAGGGAACTTGACTGATTGAGTCTGTCTTTCGCTGAAGGTTTATATAAATGAGGAATTAATAAAAGCGAGATGATTCCAGCTCCCATTACCGTAATAGAGGCAAAAACACCTAAATCTCTCAATGCTTCGGAGTGTACAAAAACCAAGCATAAAAAGGCAATAGCTGTTGTAGAGGCGCTCATCATGATAGGATTTGTAATTTCTTGATATAGCACTTTAATATCATTACAATGTTTGTAATGTGTCATGATATGCAGGGCATAGTCAATGGTAATTCCAATTAATATTGCACCAATACTCAAGGAAATAGCCGAGATAGTATCTGTCATAAAATACAAGAAGAACAAGGCAACTAGCGCGCTAATAAAAGTGGGAATAAAGAGAATAACAGGAATTGTTATTCGTCTGTAAAAGGCAATGAGCAACAGCATCAAAACAGTGATGGAGATTGCTACAGTTTGCTGAATATCGCTTTTAATTTGCGTTGCATTGGCAACGGCTACAAAAGAAGCACCAAAATAATCTATTGTAACTTGCTCTTGTTTGTGGTTAAATTCTTCTTTTATTCCGTTTAAAAAGGCGATAAAATCGGTATTGTGTGCAGTATCACTCCCACTGTAGACAGGATCAATAAACAACAACAATTTATCCTCTTCTTTGTTGAATAAAAAGCCATCGATTAATTGAAACCCATCACCAATATTTAGTTTTTGCAATTTCTTTAAGGCGATAAAACCTATGCCAAAAGGGTCCTTTTGAATGAATTGCTTGGCTACTAAACTCGTTGGTGAAACTAAGGTTTTATAGTTTGCTTCTACGGTTTGAGCGACGCTATCTAGCTGTATTTTTTGTTCTAATTCTTGATAATCTGCTTCGTCTAGAAATAAAGGCAAATTTTGGTAGACAAAAGCAATGGTTTCATTGATATTTTCATCCTCTATTTTACCTTGAATATGTTTAATATAGGCTTTTTTTGTTGCTAAAGTGTCAAACAAATGGGATGCCAATTCAACCATATCATCGGTTGTGCCTCCTTTTTGTTTTTCAATGATGACGGTAATCTTATCCGAGAAGCGCAATTGTTCCAATACTTTTGCAGTTACATTGGACTTTTCGCTTTTGGGTAATATACGCGTAATATCTTCTTCAAATTTAATATTCCATGCTCCAAAGGCCATACAGCTGATAAACAGCACAACGCTGATGAAAAATAATAGTTTATTTTTCTCCCCCCATTGATATATTTTATAAAACCAATTTGCCATTTTTAATTTTTC
The window above is part of the Myroides odoratus DSM 2801 genome. Proteins encoded here:
- a CDS encoding 1-acyl-sn-glycerol-3-phosphate acyltransferase, encoding MANWFYKIYQWGEKNKLLFFISVVLFISCMAFGAWNIKFEEDITRILPKSEKSNVTAKVLEQLRFSDKITVIIEKQKGGTTDDMVELASHLFDTLATKKAYIKHIQGKIEDENINETIAFVYQNLPLFLDEADYQELEQKIQLDSVAQTVEANYKTLVSPTSLVAKQFIQKDPFGIGFIALKKLQKLNIGDGFQLIDGFLFNKEEDKLLLFIDPVYSGSDTAHNTDFIAFLNGIKEEFNHKQEQVTIDYFGASFVAVANATQIKSDIQQTVAISITVLMLLLIAFYRRITIPVILFIPTFISALVALFFLYFMTDTISAISLSIGAILIGITIDYALHIMTHYKHCNDIKVLYQEITNPIMMSASTTAIAFLCLVFVHSEALRDLGVFASITVMGAGIISLLLIPHLYKPSAKDRLNQSSSLLDKIAHFPFDQSKVLLGLCGLIILISLFTFKNVKFNSDLSSLNYFPEELKQAEQKLESTVDSGSKSLYLTCFGEDIEQVVEQNVALAKQLEQAKAKGEILHFSSLGDFVLSTQQQRAKIAQWEHFWSKKKANQFIDQFKYEGAKYGFNETAYQPFFALLHNKFEPIGIKDYSDLNPQIIDEFLIEKNGHYTLSTVVKLPEEHRQAFMEQFPSSDHFIVIDRKEMNETFLGNIVNDFNDLVNYSFLAVFAILWLFFRRIELVIVSMIPIVITGLITAGLMGLFHIEFNIFSTIVCTIIFGQGVDFTIFITNALQKEYTTGEESMPTYRASIILAVLTTLLAVGTLVFAKHPALKSISFVSIIGMSVAAINAFVIYPRLFKICFVNRQQKGNSPITLRLLLHSMVSFLYFGVFGFLYSMLSKVFLLVAPGKERTKLRMFSKGMHWYMTSVLYLNAFVRKKVRNPHKETFEKPAIIIANHTSFLDSLVMGMVYPNVVYLVNDWVYKSPIFGKAIQSAGFYRVSEGVDNSIDHLKKRVEMGFSLMIFPEGTRSHSNVVQRFHKGAFFLAETLQLDVVPVYIHGNSETIPKGDYIIYDGHIIATVGKRIPHNDASFGTTYTQRTKAISKHFKAEFAQIRTELEDVDYFKKKVFWAYLYKFPYVVKAVKADYKLYRKFYFEVNQHLPAEGGIHHIADDYGQLNMLLTLQQSKRKIYSYIADKEHREVANTLYIVKKRKIHYGDTLEVQSKCETLLVSSVNTTLTTDFIAHYQTIIVLKKAGVLLETYEGFTKITENNYVVVWNKVHDGK